In Gigantopelta aegis isolate Gae_Host chromosome 6, Gae_host_genome, whole genome shotgun sequence, the following are encoded in one genomic region:
- the LOC121373965 gene encoding uncharacterized protein LOC121373965, with amino-acid sequence MTDAVEVTDNNSCEILERSNITLGKVSHDIEKYEATLIILLGFGGFSILLGLLYNFIRKNVFDDSHNLDTTFDAGGNVSMSLTAVTVASQLLWPGDLLQSATVAIKNGIAGTFWYSVGAVVNMILFPVLSVHFKTRSPGAKTFLQVIYARFGKTAHIVFCFFALLTNLVVMTCLLTGGTATIQSLTKDASGEFCVLLMATLFGSYSFIGGLGSTFYVSYFNTVLVFVMLCIFIINIFYKENSGETALLGSIDNIYEKVTCLKGPEGNEEQSYLTFWSEGALIWGIQGIFATSSLTFCDQASWQSRIAAKPVQGVLGFLAASFIWFAIPSSIGTSTGLAYLALSATNSTFKLSDQDIDAGLVTPFIVQKALGYSGGFMVLTMLTMSLMSTGSGEVMAVSSIIVYDIYQSHLRPYRKHNSSGSCLLCGQPTPLEEPISSRDPQLTYCQCPSATDCLVCQKDQLLNDAQSNLGQQTIYRCEDHGQFRMYQDSMIQFKSWCILWVTIGIVPLGMLLNAAGIDLNWTMMVGFIITTPCFPGSVLSIIWVKTTAVGVVAGSIIGLIGGVSATLIVASTFDGGLGNFLANTSQNYSVLAGSSSSFIVSLSVTIIVSLITHKITDQQAENKEWQKLRDIDNPLRPWSDQFKEDLPNLQARERPTLAQLDTVFQKAKLTAYIGGAFSLLLFIVVMPGVMASLHVLTSSEFRTWLMTLQFWCFLMAAIVVIVAPVEEAIIIVKHMRKKKANKKLEINGGNLKKTNIEGIRETEML; translated from the exons ATGACGGACGCTGTCGAAGTTACTGACAACAATTCTTGTGAAATTTTGGAACGTTCCAATATTACATTGGG GAAAGTCAGCCACGACATCGAGAAGTATGAAGCCACTCTGATCATTCTGCTGGGTTTTGGCGGATTCTCCATCCTGCTGGGCCTGCTGTACAACTTCATCCGCAAAAACGTCTTCGACGACTCGCACAACCTCGACACGACGTTCGACGCCGGCGGCAATGTGAGCATGAGCTTGACAGCCGTGACGGTCGCCTCGCAACTCCTGTGGCCGGGTGATTTGTTACAGAGCGCAACAGTAGCCATTAAG AACGGCATTGCAGGAACGTTCTGGTATTCCGTGGGTGCGGTTGTCAACATGATTCTTTTCCCCGTTCTCTCCGTCCACTTCAAAACAAGATCTCCTGGTGCTAAAACGTTCCTACAG GTGATATACGCCAGATTTGGTAAAACAGCCCACATCGTCTTCTGCTTTTTTGCCCTTCTCACGAATTTAGTGGTGATGACGTGTCTTCTGACAGGCGGGACAGCAACCATCCAATCACTGACGAAAGACGCATCCGGGGAGTTCTGTGTCTTGCTAATGGCCACGCTGTTCGGAAGCTACTCATTCATCGGCGGACTGGGGTCCACATTTTACGTGTCGTACTTCAACACGGTTCTCGTGTTCGTAATGCTCTGTATATTCATCATCAACATATTCTATAAGGAGAATTCCGGAGAAACCGCCTTACTTGGAAGCATTGACAATATATACGAAAAGGTCACGTGCCTCAAAGGTCCGGAAGGCAACGAAGAACAGAGTTACCTGACGTTTTGGTCAGAGGGCGCGTTAATCTGGGGTATACAAGGTATTTTCGCGACGTCGTCGTTGACGTTCTGTGACCAGGCGTCGTGGCAGAGTCGGATAGCGGCCAAACCCGTGCAGGGAGTGCTTGGTTTCCTCGCAGCCTCCTTCATCTGGTTCGCGATTCCGTCGTCTATTGGAACCAGCACCGGTCTGGCGTATTTGGCACTCAGCGCTACCAACTCGACCTTCAAATTGTCTGATCAAGACATAGATGCAG GTCTCGTGACGCCGTTCATAGTTCAGAAGGCGCTGGGTTATTCGGGCGGCTTCATGGTGTTGACGATGTTGACGATGTCACTCATGTCTACAGGGTCTGGCGAAGTAATGGCGGTGTCGTCGATCATCGTCTACGACATATACCAGTCGCACCTACGTCCCTACAG AAAGCACAACTCTTCGGGCAGCTGCCTTCTTTGTGGGCAGCCGACGCCACTAGAAGAACCCATTTCCTCAAGAGACCCTCAGCTGACGTACTGCCAGTGTCCGTCGGCCACCGACTGTCTGGTGTGCCAGAAGGACCAGCTGTTGAACGACGCCCAGTCCAACCTGGGTCAGCAGACGATATATCGCTGCGAGGACCACGGCCAGTTCAGGATGTACCAGGACAGCATGATCCAGTTCAAGAGCTGGTGCATCCTGTGGGTGACCATCGGCATCGTCCCGCTCGGCATGCTGCTCAACGCCGCCGGCATCGACCTCAACTGGACCATGATGGTGGGCTTCATCATCACGACACCCTGCTTCCCTGGGTCCGTGCTTAGCATCATCTGGGTGAAGACGACCGCCGTGGGCGTGGTAGCTG GCAGCATCATCGGACTGATTGGAGGAGTATCTGCCACGCTCATCGTAGCCTCGACATTTGACGGCGGACTTGGAAACTTTCTGGCGAACACGTCCCAAAACTACTCCGTCCTGGCCGGCTCCAGCAGCAGCTTCATCGTCTCTCTGAGCGTGACCATCATCGTGTCCCTGATAACCCACAAGATCACCGACCAGCAGGCGGAGAACAAAGAGTGGCAGAAACTGCGCGACATCGACAATCCCCTGCGGCCTTGGTCCGACCAGTTCAAGGAAGATCTGCCCAACCTGCAGGCCAGAGAGAGACCAACTCTTGCCCAGCTAGACACAGTCTTCCAGAAGGCCAAACTGACCGCGTACATCGGCGGCGCTTTCAGTCTTCTGTTGTTCATCGTCGTCATGCCGGGGGTCATGGCCAGTCTGCACGTACTGACGTCATCAGAGTTTCGCACGTGGCTGATGACGCTGCAGTTCTGGTGTTTCCTCATGGCCGCCATTGTTGTAATCGTTGCGCCAGTGGAAGAGGCGATTATAATCGTCAAGCATATGCGTAAAAAGAAAGCAAATAAGAAACTGGAGATCAATGGTGGTAATTTGAAAAAGACGAATATTGAGGGGATACGTGAAACAGAGATGCTTTAA